A region from the Pseudonocardia petroleophila genome encodes:
- the kdpB gene encoding potassium-transporting ATPase subunit KdpB gives MTAVLDKPQEQRSVAAGAFAPSQLLASLPDALRKLHPRAQLRNPVMFVVWVGSVLVTVLACVEPSVFAVLIAVWLWFTVLFANLAEAVAEGRGKAQAESLRRTKAESVARRLTADGGEEQVPGTELRIGDRVVVEAGEVIPGDGDVVEGIATVDESAITGESAPVIRESGGDRSSVTGGTTVLSDRIVVEITTKPGESFVDRMIALVEGAERQKTPNEIALTILLSALTIIFLLAVVALQPMAGYSGAQQSLIVLTALLVCLIPTTIGALLSAIGIAGMDRLVQRNVLATSGRAVEAAGDVDVLLLDKTGTITFGNRQATDLVPVGGVGTEELAAAARLSSLADTTPEGRSIVALCAERFGLAGEATRDEAVAEFVPFTAQTRMSGIDIGGREIRKGASSAVAGWVGSLDAEVTDVVDAISQGGGTPLVVAERGRVLGVVALSDVVKPGMRERFDEMRSMGIRTVMITGDNALTAAAIAKEAGVDDVLAEATPEDKMALIKKEQAGGRLVAMTGDGTNDAPALAQADVGVAMNTGTAAAKEAGNMVDLDSDPTKLIEIVEIGKQLLITRGALTTFSVANDLAKYFAILPAMFAVLHPQLDKLNVMQLASPNSAILSAVVFNALIIVVLIPLALKGVRYRPTGAANLLRRNLLIYGLGGVVTPFVGIFLIDLLVRLIPGI, from the coding sequence ATGACCGCAGTACTGGACAAGCCGCAGGAGCAGCGTTCCGTCGCGGCCGGGGCGTTCGCCCCGTCGCAGCTGCTCGCGTCGCTGCCCGACGCGCTGCGCAAGCTCCACCCGCGCGCCCAGCTCCGCAACCCCGTCATGTTCGTGGTGTGGGTCGGGTCGGTGCTGGTCACGGTGCTGGCGTGCGTCGAGCCCAGCGTGTTCGCGGTCCTCATCGCCGTCTGGCTCTGGTTCACCGTGCTGTTCGCGAACCTCGCCGAGGCCGTCGCGGAGGGCCGCGGCAAGGCGCAGGCCGAGTCGCTGCGCCGCACCAAGGCGGAGTCGGTCGCCCGGCGCCTCACCGCGGACGGCGGCGAGGAGCAGGTGCCCGGCACCGAGCTGCGCATCGGTGACCGCGTGGTCGTCGAGGCCGGTGAGGTCATCCCCGGCGACGGCGACGTCGTCGAGGGCATCGCCACCGTCGACGAGTCGGCGATCACCGGCGAGTCCGCCCCCGTCATCCGCGAGTCCGGCGGCGACCGGTCCTCGGTCACCGGTGGGACCACGGTGCTGTCCGACCGGATCGTCGTGGAGATCACGACGAAGCCGGGGGAGTCGTTCGTCGACCGGATGATCGCCCTGGTCGAGGGCGCCGAACGGCAGAAGACGCCCAACGAGATCGCCCTGACGATCCTGCTCTCCGCCCTGACGATCATCTTCCTGCTCGCCGTGGTCGCCCTGCAGCCGATGGCCGGCTACTCGGGGGCGCAGCAGTCGCTGATCGTGCTCACCGCGCTGCTGGTCTGCCTCATCCCGACGACGATCGGCGCGCTGCTCTCCGCCATCGGCATCGCCGGCATGGACCGGCTGGTGCAGCGCAACGTCCTCGCGACCTCGGGCCGGGCCGTGGAGGCCGCCGGCGACGTCGACGTGCTGCTGCTGGACAAGACCGGCACGATCACCTTCGGCAACCGGCAGGCCACCGACCTGGTCCCGGTCGGCGGGGTCGGGACCGAGGAGCTGGCGGCCGCGGCGCGGCTGTCCAGCCTGGCCGACACCACGCCCGAGGGTCGCTCGATCGTCGCGCTCTGCGCGGAGCGGTTCGGGCTGGCGGGCGAGGCCACCCGCGACGAGGCCGTCGCCGAGTTCGTGCCGTTCACGGCGCAGACCCGGATGTCGGGGATCGACATCGGGGGGCGGGAGATCCGCAAGGGCGCCTCGAGCGCCGTGGCCGGGTGGGTCGGGTCGCTCGACGCCGAGGTCACCGACGTCGTCGACGCGATCAGCCAGGGCGGCGGCACCCCGCTCGTGGTGGCCGAGCGCGGCCGGGTGCTGGGCGTCGTCGCGCTGTCCGACGTCGTCAAGCCCGGCATGCGCGAGCGGTTCGACGAGATGCGCTCGATGGGCATCCGCACCGTCATGATCACCGGGGACAACGCGCTCACCGCCGCGGCCATCGCGAAGGAGGCGGGCGTCGACGACGTCCTCGCCGAGGCCACCCCCGAGGACAAGATGGCGCTGATCAAGAAGGAGCAGGCGGGTGGGCGGCTGGTCGCCATGACCGGGGACGGCACCAACGACGCTCCCGCGCTCGCGCAGGCCGACGTCGGCGTCGCGATGAACACGGGGACGGCCGCGGCCAAGGAGGCCGGCAACATGGTCGACCTCGACTCGGACCCCACGAAGCTCATCGAGATCGTGGAGATCGGCAAGCAGCTGCTCATCACCCGCGGCGCGCTCACCACGTTCTCCGTGGCCAACGACCTCGCGAAGTACTTCGCGATCCTGCCGGCCATGTTCGCGGTGCTCCACCCGCAGCTCGACAAGCTCAACGTGATGCAGCTGGCGTCGCCGAACTCGGCGATCCTCTCGGCCGTCGTCTTCAACGCGCTGATCATCGTGGTGCTCATCCCGCTGGCGCTCAAGGGTGTGCGGTACCGGCCCACCGGTGCGGCGAACCTGTTGCGCCGCAACCTGTTGATCTACGGACTGGGCGGCGTCGTCACGCCGTTCGTCGGGATCTTCCTCATCGACCTGCTCGTCCGCCTCATCCCGGGGATCTGA
- the kdpA gene encoding potassium-transporting ATPase subunit KdpA, whose translation MSSTVAGLLQVGALLVLLAAVYAPFGDYMARVYESEKHWRVERALYRVVRVDPGSEQRWTVYAAALLAFSFVSVLFLYLLQRFQAFLPLSLDRGAVEPGIAFNTAVSFVTNTNWQSYVPETTMGHLVQMAGLTVQNFVSAAVGMAVAVALVRGFARTGSDRLGNFWVDLTRGVTRILLPISVVGAIVLIALGVTMSLRAGVDVTGVDGARSTIALAPTASQEVIKEVGTNGGGIFNANSSHPFENPNAVTNVLEVFLLLVIPVCLTRTFGVIVRDRRQGHLLIAVMGALWGILLAVAWWAESHPNGPAHLLAGGALEGKETRFGIPSSVLFAISTTGTSTGAVNSWHDAYTGLGGGMTLLNMLFGEVAPGGVGAGLYGMLVLAVIAVFLAGLMVGRTPEYLGKKLGRVQITAAVVAILAMPTMVLLGTGAALAQPAEIDAALNNSGAHGLSEVLYAYASAANNNGSAFAGITVTSGWFQASLGVAMLIGRFVPILAVLALAGSLAAQKRVEPGAGSLPTSGPLFGVLLGGTVVLVAALTFFPALALGPFAEALA comes from the coding sequence ATGTCGTCCACCGTCGCCGGCCTGCTCCAGGTCGGCGCGCTCCTCGTGCTGCTCGCGGCCGTGTACGCGCCGTTCGGCGACTACATGGCCCGGGTGTACGAGAGCGAGAAGCACTGGCGGGTGGAGCGGGCGCTCTACCGCGTCGTCCGGGTCGACCCGGGCTCCGAGCAGCGCTGGACGGTCTACGCCGCCGCCCTGCTCGCGTTCTCCTTCGTCTCGGTCCTGTTCCTCTACCTGCTGCAGCGGTTCCAGGCGTTCCTCCCGCTGAGCCTGGACCGCGGCGCGGTGGAGCCGGGGATCGCGTTCAACACCGCCGTGTCGTTCGTGACCAACACGAACTGGCAGTCCTACGTGCCCGAGACGACCATGGGCCACCTGGTCCAGATGGCCGGGCTGACGGTGCAGAACTTCGTCTCGGCCGCGGTCGGCATGGCCGTCGCCGTCGCGCTCGTGCGCGGGTTCGCCCGCACGGGGTCCGATCGCCTCGGCAACTTCTGGGTCGACCTGACCCGCGGCGTCACCCGCATCCTGCTGCCGATCTCGGTGGTCGGGGCGATCGTGCTGATCGCGCTGGGCGTCACGATGTCGCTGCGGGCCGGCGTCGACGTCACGGGGGTCGACGGGGCGCGGAGCACCATCGCGCTCGCGCCGACGGCCAGCCAGGAGGTCATCAAGGAGGTCGGCACCAACGGCGGCGGGATCTTCAACGCCAACTCCTCGCACCCGTTCGAGAACCCGAACGCGGTCACGAACGTCCTGGAGGTCTTCCTGCTGCTGGTGATCCCGGTCTGCCTCACCCGCACGTTCGGCGTGATCGTGCGGGACAGGCGCCAGGGGCACCTGCTGATCGCCGTCATGGGCGCGCTGTGGGGGATCCTGCTCGCCGTCGCCTGGTGGGCCGAGAGCCACCCGAACGGCCCGGCGCACCTGCTCGCGGGCGGCGCGCTGGAGGGCAAGGAGACCCGGTTCGGCATCCCGTCCTCGGTGCTGTTCGCCATCTCCACCACCGGCACGTCGACGGGCGCGGTGAACAGCTGGCACGACGCCTACACCGGCCTCGGCGGCGGCATGACGCTGCTGAACATGCTGTTCGGCGAGGTCGCGCCGGGCGGGGTCGGCGCGGGTCTCTACGGCATGCTGGTGCTCGCGGTCATCGCGGTGTTCCTGGCCGGGCTGATGGTCGGGCGCACCCCGGAGTACCTGGGCAAGAAGCTCGGGCGGGTGCAGATCACCGCCGCCGTCGTCGCGATACTGGCGATGCCGACCATGGTGCTGCTCGGCACCGGGGCGGCGCTCGCCCAGCCCGCGGAGATCGACGCCGCGCTGAACAACTCCGGCGCGCACGGACTGTCCGAGGTGCTCTACGCCTACGCCAGCGCCGCCAACAACAACGGCAGCGCGTTCGCCGGCATCACGGTCACCAGCGGCTGGTTCCAGGCCTCGCTCGGCGTCGCCATGCTGATCGGCCGGTTCGTCCCGATCCTGGCGGTGCTGGCCCTGGCCGGGTCGCTCGCGGCGCAGAAGCGCGTCGAACCCGGGGCGGGCAGCCTGCCCACGTCCGGGCCGCTGTTCGGCGTGCTGCTCGGCGGCACGGTCGTCCTCGTCGCCGCACTCACGTTCTTCCCGGCCCTCGCACTGGGCCCGTTCGCGGAGGCACTCGCATGA
- the kdpF gene encoding K(+)-transporting ATPase subunit F, with the protein MIVANVVGVVVALTLLVYLFVALIRPEKF; encoded by the coding sequence GTGATCGTCGCGAACGTCGTCGGGGTGGTCGTCGCCCTGACCCTGCTGGTCTACCTGTTCGTCGCGCTGATCCGTCCGGAGAAGTTCTGA
- a CDS encoding potassium-transporting ATPase subunit C, with translation MLTSIVRQSGAALRVLLVMTLLLGVVYPLGIWLVARVPGLSGPAEGSIITSADGTAVGSSLIGIDPVAADPAADPWFHTRPSATAEDELGLGPGDPSTSAGANLGGFDEGLVATIAARREAIAAREGVDVSAVPVDAVSSSASGIDPGISPAYAELQVPRVARVTGLSQDAVRALVADATSGRVLGFLGEPQVNTTELNLAVAAAGAG, from the coding sequence ATGCTCACCTCCATCGTCCGCCAGTCCGGCGCCGCGCTGCGCGTGCTGCTGGTCATGACCCTGCTGCTCGGGGTCGTCTACCCGCTCGGGATCTGGCTCGTCGCCCGCGTCCCGGGCCTGTCCGGGCCCGCCGAGGGCTCGATCATCACCTCCGCCGACGGCACGGCGGTCGGGTCGTCGCTGATCGGGATCGACCCGGTCGCGGCCGACCCGGCCGCCGACCCGTGGTTCCACACGCGGCCCTCGGCCACCGCCGAGGACGAGCTGGGCCTCGGCCCGGGCGACCCCTCCACCTCGGCCGGGGCCAACCTCGGCGGCTTCGACGAGGGGCTGGTCGCGACGATCGCGGCCCGGCGGGAGGCGATCGCGGCCCGTGAGGGCGTCGACGTCTCCGCGGTGCCGGTGGACGCGGTGTCGAGCTCGGCGTCGGGGATCGACCCCGGCATCAGCCCCGCCTACGCGGAGCTGCAGGTCCCGCGGGTGGCGCGGGTGACCGGCCTGTCGCAGGACGCGGTCCGCGCCCTCGTCGCGGACGCGACGAGCGGCCGGGTCCTCGGTTTCCTGGGCGAGCCGCAGGTGAACACGACCGAGCTCAACCTGGCGGTGGCGGCCGCGGGCGCGGGCTGA